A part of Aegilops tauschii subsp. strangulata cultivar AL8/78 chromosome 2, Aet v6.0, whole genome shotgun sequence genomic DNA contains:
- the LOC109750710 gene encoding myb family transcription factor RLI1: protein MRTVNTPTSKNQAKKIRLHDRYCDGMMPLCNPSSEARQLSASSTGLPTSHQELFMSAGFQQQQQPQHRDAAAGWARQEYYAPPQRSAAFAQRCVGSSTAAFYAAEHLLGIGQFDGAPLGMLPPAATMMPAVPARTRPESGDMYMSHELEPVMLRADQSPSVRTYYVRPQQRRDPVELELPLPLPPTQEQESAHHNLFGNPPTIQPHSFSPHVPSMEAPSSSSSLLSQMESHLSARSSAGAPATSTGTGSVSAPPPSKTRIRWTPELHERFVDCVSKLGGADRATPKGILKLMNSDGLTIYHIKSHLQKYRMAKYMPAPSSSSSSEGRQHEKRAAGSDTQHELDPKTGMHITEALRVQLDVQRRLHEQLEIQRKLQVRIEEQGKRLQKMFEDQLKASGNTAPAAGPDVVLFPAAAETPSEQEEDTVFVDVIDDDDEVQIISVASGSYDDDLAL, encoded by the exons ATGCGTACGG TTAACACTCCAACTTCGAAGAATCAGGCCAAGAAGATTAGGCTGCACGACCGCTACTGCGACGGGATGATGCCGCTGTGCAACCCGAGCTCCGAGGCGAGGCAGCTTTCCGCGTCCTCCACCGGGCTCCCGACGTcgcaccaggaactgttcatgaGCGCCGGGtttcaacagcagcagcagccgcagcaccgcgacgccgccgccggGTGGGCGCGCCAGGAGTACTACGCGCCGCCGCAGAGGTCGGCGGCGTTCGCGCAGAGATGCGTCGGCTCCAGCACGGCGGCGTTCTACGCGGCCGAGCACCTGCTCGGCATCGGGCAGTTCGACGGCGCTCCCCTCGGGATGCTCCCGCCGGCGGCGACGATGATGCCAGCGGTGCCGGCCAGGACGCGGCCGGAGAGCGGCGACATGTACATGTCGCACGAGCTCGAGCCGGTGATGCTCCGCGCGGACCAGTCGCCGTCAGTGAGGACGTACTACGTGCGGCCGCAGCAGCGGCGGGACCCGGTGGAGCTCGAGCTGCCACTGCCACTGCCGCCAACGCAGGAGCAAGAGAGCGCGCACCATAACCTGTTCGGCAACCCTCCGACCATCCAACCGCACTCGTTCTCACCCCAT GTCCCGTCGATGGAGGCgccgagcagcagcagcagcctgCTGAGCCAGATGGAGAGCCACCTGTCCGCCAGGagcagcgccggcgcgccagcgACCTCCACCGGCACCGGCAGCGTGTCAGCGCCTCCGCCGAGCAAGACGCGGATCCGGTGGACGCCGGAGCTGCACGAGCGGTTCGTGGACTGCGTGAGCAAGCTCGGCGGCGCGGACA GGGCGACCCCGAAGGGGATCCTGAAGCTGATGAACTCGGACGGCCTCACCATCTACCACATCAAGAGCCACCTCCAG AAATACCGGATGGCCAAGTACATGCCGGCACcatcttcatcgtcgtcgtcggaAG GGAGGCAGCACGAGAAGAGGGCCGCCGGAAGCGACACCCAGCATGAACTGGACCCCAAAAC TGGGATGCACATCACGGAAGCACTCCGCGTCCAGCTCGACGTGCAGCGCCGCCTCCACGAGCAGCTCGAG ATACAGCGGAAGCTGCAGGTGAGGATCGAGGAGCAGGGCAAGAGGCTGCAGAAGATGTTCGAGGACCAGCTCAAGGCCAGCGGCAACACCGCGCCGGCCGCGGGCCCGGACGTCGTCCTCTTCCCGGCCGCGGCGGAGACGCCGAGCGAGCAAGAGGAGGATACCGTGTTCGTCGATGTCATCGACGATGACGACGAGGTGCAGATAATCTCCGTCGCCAGCGGCAGCTATGACGACGACTTAGCCTTGTAA